Proteins encoded together in one Penaeus vannamei isolate JL-2024 chromosome 11, ASM4276789v1, whole genome shotgun sequence window:
- the LOC138863324 gene encoding C-type lectin 1-like, protein MGFCGIRVLALSLLLAAARANVSSQLWHSVKANGTTLSSGTPSDLGVLPLLTCAIHATQSADLFCHDQNICSLYDMKLPAVFDDSIHGPALPCWTKCERKCIPPFDTSSGLGCFYFSAQAVDFDTARATCHSLCGDLAVPDDALAFFNWVQATRTESNIWVGTRAREWIDGRPISVNEWAPGIPNGDPLECARMLMQGTGEYRIDDKVCTNTYPFMCEIK, encoded by the exons ATGGGGTTCTGTGGGATTCGGGTACTCGCTCTAAGCCTCCTCTTGGCAGCGGcaagagccaatgtcagcagtcAGCTGTGGCACAGCGTCAAGGCCAATGGGACCACTCTTTCGTCCGGGACACCCTCTGACCTCGGTGTTCTCCCTCTGTTGACCTGTGCCATCCATGCCACGCAGTCGGCTGACCTCTTCTGCCACGACCAGAACATCTGTTCTCTTTATGACATGAAGCTGCCAGCTGTCTTCGACGACTCCATTCACGGACCTGCCCTTCCTTGCTGGACCAAATGCG AGAGAAAGTGCATTCCCCCCTTCGACACCTCATCCGGCTTGGGCTGCTTCTACTTCAGCGCCCAAGCCGTGGATTTCGACACCGCCCGCGCAACTTGCCACAGTCTGTGCGGCGACCTCGCAGTGCCTGACGACGCCCTCGCTTTCTTCAACTGGGTCCAAGCGACAAGGACTG AGTCCAACATCTGGGTCGGAACGAGGGCCAGGGAATGGATTGATGGCAGACCCATTTCAGTTAACGAGTGGGCACCAGGTATACCGAACGGAGATCCATTGGAATGCGCTAGGATGCTGATGCAAGGTACGGGTGAATATAGAATAGACGATAAGGTGTGTACTAATACATACCCATTCATGTGTGAAATCAAGTAG